One Solanum lycopersicum chromosome 2, SLM_r2.1 genomic region harbors:
- the LOC101266900 gene encoding transcription factor HBI1, whose protein sequence is MLQMSVLERQRAVLERIYNHSKQQLSSLVPQQELAHLITGCVQGNFNMFGGGDSNFVNFQEMARPSFSTISNSSITTVSPPPEKESDLSSMIAPRENVVSTKKRKAEFSEEEDCEKSPGNDSKENSKTSEVQKPDYIHVRARRGQATDSHSLAERARREKISKKMKYLQDLVPGCNKVTGKAGMLDEIINYVQSLQKQVEFLSMKLATLNPRLDLNTDNIFVKDLPSYMTTTFPPTVAVPTLSEYNMIQHQQAGSTGDVAQMAPQRRDLMSFPDTYIGSSHVTVVQPQQPTFEPDLQSLFSVGFN, encoded by the exons ATGTTACAAATGAGTGTTCTTGAAAGACAAAGAGCAGTGTTGGAACGTATTTATAATCATTCTAAGCAGCAGCTTTCTTCTCTAGTACCTCAACAAGAACTTGCTCATTTGATTACCGGCTGCGTTCAGGGGAATTTTAACATGTTTGGCGGGGGAGATtctaattttgttaattttcaagAAATGGCTCGTCCCTCTTTCTCCACAATATCGAATTCTTCGATTACAACAGTGTCTCCGCCACCAGAGAAAGAAAGTGACTTAAGTAGTATGATAGCTCCAAGGGAAAATGTTGTTTCTACCAAGAAGAGAAAAGCAGAG TTTTCTGAGGAAGAGGATTGTGAGAAAAGCCCGGGGAATGATTCAAAGGAGAATTCGAAGACGTCTGAGGTTCAAAAACCTGATTACATTCATGTAAGGGCACGTCGTGGCCAAGCTACTGATAGCCATAGTTTAGCAGAAAGA GCTAGAAGGGAGAAAATcagtaaaaaaatgaaatatttacaaGATTTAGTTCCAGGTTGCAACAAAGTGACTGGCAAAGCTGGAATGCTAGATGAAATCATAAATTACGTTCAATCGCTTCAAAAACAAGTCGAATTTCTCTCCATGAAGCTTGCTACTCTGAATCCTAGGCTTGATTTGAACACCGATAACATTTTCGTTAAAGATTTACCTTCTTACATGACCACTACTTTTCCACCAACAGTAGCAGTTCCAACACTTTCAGAATATAACATGATCCAACACCAGCAAGCTGGAAGCACCGGTGATGTCGCACAAATGGCACCCCAAAGAAGAGATTTAATGTCATTTCCTGACACTTATATTGGTTCTTCACATGTTACG GTAGTAC